One Malus domestica chromosome 11, GDT2T_hap1 genomic region harbors:
- the LOC103440142 gene encoding uncharacterized protein: MKQGKTRASELLLRIGRRGKRMAATSLLKGKCAGISVRQLFPFAHPHRPLNFNQINSAVNHNYHHIRIRRGKLTLSPSPRLAALWNSSSPFCTAADASAAASASASEVVSDAAVVDEAVPVSEVVHEQKKIKDAADLLDIRVGRVLKAWRHEEADSLYVEEVDVGEPEPRIICSGLVRYIPLDHLQDRNVVVLANLKPRNMRGVKSNGMLMAASDASHENVELLVPPEGSLPGERVWFGSEEDHLNQPPAASPNQIQKKKIWELVQPHMKTDNSCIASLGEHVMRTSAGVVISTSLKNANIS, encoded by the exons ATGAAACAAGGGAAAACCAGAGCCAGTGAGTTGCTATTGAGGATAGGGAGGAGGGGGAAAAGAATGGCAGCAACGAGCCTTTTGAAAGGAAAGTGCGCCGGCATCAGCGTCCGTCAGCTCTTCCCCTTCGCCCACCCGCACCGCCCTCTCAATTTCAACCAAATCAATTCCGCTGTCAATCACAATTACCACCACATCCGCATTCGCCGCGGAAAACTCACATTATCACCATCACCAAGACTCGCCGCCTTGTGGAACTCCTCTTCTCCCTTCTGCACCGCCGCCGACGCTTCTGCTGCTGCTTCTGCCTCTGCTTCTGAGGTAGTGAGCGATGCTGCTGTGGTCGACGAGGCAGTGCCCGTGAGCGAGGTTGTTCATGAACAGAAGAAGATAAAGGATGCAGCCGACCTGCTCGACATAAGGGTTGGCCGAGTCCTTAAGGCGTGGAGGCATGAGGAGGCTGATTCTCTTTATGTGGAGGAAGTCGACGTTGGTGAGCCCGAACCCAGAATCATCTGCAGTGGCCTTGTCAGATATATTCCTCTTGATCACCTTCAG GATAGAAATGTAGTTGTGCTTGCTAATCTGAAGCCGAGGAACATGCGCGGCGTGAAGTCTAATGGAATGCTTATGGCAGCTTCTGATGCTTCCCATGAGAATGTTGAGCTTCTCGTGCCACCTGAGGGTTCACTCCCTGGTGAAAGAGTATGGTTTGGCTCTGAAGAGGATCACCTAAATCAGCCTCCTGCTGCCTCGCCTAACCAG ATTCAGAAGAAAAAGATATGGGAATTGGTGCAACCTCATATGAAGACCGACAATTCTTGTATTGCTTCACTTGGGGAGCATGTAATGCGGACATCTGCAGGTGTGGTAATCTCAACATCTCTGAAAAACGCAAACATCTCCTAA
- the LOC103444843 gene encoding UBP1-associated protein 2A-like — protein MAKKQKISSFEPSKPTKKQQHVVVEEPKPQNEPAEEVVEEEEEEVEEEEEEEDEGANEEEEEEGEDEVGLGGEYKETGNITTMSASAALDQAGAGDDEDEPIQNLLEPFTKEQLISLLLEAADNHDDVADRIWKVVDEDPIHRKIFVHGLGWDTNTETLTCVFKEYGEIEDCKAVCDKVFGKSIFQVFLGFIS, from the coding sequence ATGGcgaaaaaacaaaagattagCTCCTTCGAGCCCTCCAAACCCaccaaaaagcaacaacatgtcGTAGTTGAGGAACCCAAACCCCAAAACGAACCAGCAGAGGAAGTAgtcgaagaggaagaagaagaagtcgaagaagaggaggaggaggaagatgaAGGAGCCaacgaagaggaagaggaagagggagaggaCGAAGTGGGGCTAGGCGGTGAGTATAAGGAAACCGGTAACATAACCACGATGTCCGCCTCAGCCGCTTTGGATCAAGCCGGTGCAGGTGATGATGAGGATGAGCCAATCCAGAATCTTCTAGAACCATTCACCAAGGAACAACTTATCTCCTTGCTCCTCGAAGCTGCCGATAACCACGACGACGTGGCAGATCGAATCTGGAAGGTTGTGGATGAGGACCCAATCCACCGCAAGATCTTCGTCCATGGTCTCGGATGGGACACCAACACCGAAACCCTAACCTGTGTGTTTAAGGAATACGGTGAGATTGAGGATTGCAAAGCTGTTTGCGATAAGGTCTTTGGTAAGTCcatttttcaagtatttttgggtttcatctcatga